In Solanum lycopersicum chromosome 5, SLM_r2.1, the following are encoded in one genomic region:
- the LOC101250501 gene encoding uncharacterized protein isoform X1 — protein sequence MDDDVVQRVLQEGGRDYYQQQPSTSSSSPSILQSLPLHVSFDHGYYLLVKSIQELRSKKDGLVTVGIGGPSGSGKTSLAEKVASVLGCIVVSMENYRTGVDDGNDMDLIDFDLLVNNLEDLISGHDTFIPVFDFQGRRRIGTKAIKSSSSGVVVVDGAYALHAKLRSLLDIRVAVVGGVHFSLLSKVQYDIGESCPLDSLIDSIFPLFRKHIEPDLHHAQIRINNSFVSSFREPIYKLKCKSEQIEGEHASHVFHGKEAQVDNFIEMYLRPPSASEEARINDWIKVRQSGIRYYLSLGDQRIVDKSFIIRPKAEFEVGRMTLGGLLTLGYNVVVSYKRASTSVVEGNFSLSLETIDTLGETYLVLRGINRKIVGAEASRMGVNGPWITKSYLEMVLERKGVPRLNTPPLSNAPNAVLASNQERLFTAPKPLRVNSNSVNRLEDLSQPWTRSPTKSKMEPVLATWQFVSPDPTLAHGFVIDPTSSRDAMQLAPMPDSYDLDRGLLLSVQAIQALLENKGLPVIVGIGGPSGSGKTSLARKMANIVGCEVVSLESYYKSEHVKDLKYDDFSSLDLGLLSKNISDIRNCRRTKVPVFDLETGARSGFKELEVSEECGVVIFEGVYALHPDIRKSLDLWIAVVGGVHSHLLSRVQRDKSRVGCFMSQNEIMTTVFPMFQQYIEPHLVHAHLKIRNDFDPVLSPESSLFVLKSNKQVAYQDILRILDPTKICSSVQNFIDIYLRLPGIPANGQLTESDSIRVRICEGRFALLIREPIREGNYIIQPKVDFDISISTVAGLLNLGYQAVAYIEASAYIYQDGKILIEVDHLQDVPSPYIQIKGINKEVVAAAGSTLKLDGSYTTKSYLQLVLERLPALRGSSSGIHSQQAARLQELVEYIQSQGSSSSSESSPSREISPLDGVIEDMQSRIKRLERWQMINTVLWTFFMSAFVGYSLYQRKRQ from the exons ATGGATGATGATGTTGTGCAGCGAGTATTGCAAGAAGGTGGTCGCGATTACTACCAACAACAGCCTTCTACTTCATCTTCTTCACCTTCCATTCTTCAATCGCTTCCTCTTCATGTG TCATTTGATCATGGATACTACTTGTTGGTAAAATCTATTCAAGAGCTTCGTTCTAAGAAAGATGGTCTTGTAACTGTTGGAATTGGTGGACCAAGTGGGTCGGGTAAAACGAG CTTAGCGGAGAAAGTAGCATCTGTGCTTGGTTGTATTGTTGTGTCAATGGAGAATTATCGTACTGGAGTGGATGATGGGAATGATATGGATTTAATTGACTTTGATCTTCTTGTCAACAATCTTGAG GACTTGATAAGTGGCCATGATACATTTATCCCAGTGTTTGATTTCCAAGGGAGAAGACGCATTGGTACAAAAGCAATAAAAAGCAGCTCATCAGGAGTG GTAGTAGTTGATGGTGCTTATGCTTTGCACGCTAAACTACGGTCTTTGCTAGATATACGAGTTGCCGTG GTTGGCGGTGTTCACTTCAGTCTTCTTTCTAAAGTTCAGTACGATATAGGAGAATCTTGCCCGCTGGATTCCCTAATCGACAGTATTTTCCCTCTGTTCAGGAAGCATATTGAACCAGACCTTCATCATGCTCAG ATTAGAATTAACAACAGTTTTGTGTCATCATTTAGAGAGCCAATCTACAAGCTCAAATGCAAAAGTGAG CAAATCGAAGGTGAACATGCATCTCATGTATTTCATGGAAAGGAAGCACAAGTCGATAA TTTTATTGAGATGTACCTAAGACCTCCATCTGCCAGTGAAGAAGCACGCATTAATGATTGGATTAAGGTACGACAGTCAGGTATCAGATACTATCTATCTCTGGGCGATCAACGGATAGTTGACAAAAGTTTTATCATTCGTCCCAAAGCCGAATTTGAG gttGGACGGATGACTCTGGGTGGATTACTGACTTTGGGATACAATGTAGTAGTAAGTTACAAAAGGGCATCAACATCAGTTGTTGAGGGCAACTTCTCACTTTCACTGGAAACCATCGATACTCTTGGCGAGACATATCTAGTTTTGAGGGGAATAAATAGAAAA ATAGTTGGAGCTGAAGCATCAAGGATGGGTGTTAATGGACCTTGGATTACTAAATCATATCTAGAGATGGTTCTGGAGAGGAAAG GGGTACCACGTCTGAATACACCACCATTGTCTAATGCACCTAATGCTGTTTTAGCCAGCAACCAAGAGAGGCTGTTCACAGCTCCAAAGCCACTTCGTGTTAATTCAAACTCAGTTAACCGGCTAGAAGATTTATCCCAGCCTTGGACGCGTTCTCCCACGAAGTCCAAAATGGAACCTGTGTTAGCAACATGGCAATTTGTCTCGCCGGATCCAACACTTGCTCATGGCTTTGTTATTG ATCCTACTTCTTCCAGGGATGCCATGCAGCTTGCTCCCATGCCTGATTCATATGATTTAGACAGAGGATTACTTCTTTCTGTCCAAGCAATCCAG GCTTTGCTGGAAAACAAGGGTCTTCCAGTTATAGTAGGAATTG GAGGTCCGAGTGGATCTGGGAAAACAAGTTTGGCTCGTAAGATGGCAAATATTGTTGGTTGTGAAGTTGTTTCCCTTGAAAGCTATTACAAGTCTGAACATGTAAAGGACTTGAAGTATGATGATTTTAGCTCGCTTGATCTCGGTTTGCTTTCAAAG AATATCAGTGACATCAGAAATTGCCGAAGAACGAAAGTACCTGTCTTTGACCTTGAAACAGGCGCTCGTAGTGGCTTCAAGGAGCTTGAAGTTTCTGAAGAATGTGGAGTG GTCATCTTTGAAGGTGTTTATGCTTTGCACCCCGACATCAGAAAATCACTGGATTTGTGGATTGCTGTT GTTGGAGGTGTGCATTCGCATCTTCTTTCTCGAGTTCAAAGAGACAAGAGTAGAGTTGGCTGCTTTATGTCCCAAAATGAAATTATGACAACAGTGTTTCCAATGTTCCAGCAGTACATTGAGCCACATCTTGTTCATGCACAT CTAAAAATCAGGAATGATTTTGATCCTGTGCTCTCCCCTGAGAGTTCATTGTTTGTGCTGAAAAGCAATAAACAG GTGGCATATCAAGacattttgagaattcttgatCCTACCAAGATATGTAGTTCCGTCCagaattttattgatatatacttGAGGCTTCCTGGAATACCTGCCAATGGCCAGTTAACAGAGAGTGATTCCATTAGAGTCAGAATATGTGAAGGAAGGTTCGCATTGCTAATACGTGAG CCTATAAGagaaggaaattatattattcagCCGAAAGTGGACTTCGATATCAGCATTAGTACTGTTGCAGGACTCCTTAATCTTGG GTATCAAGCAGTCGCGTATATTGAAGCTTCAGCTTATATCTACCAAGATGGAAAG ATTCTTATAGAGGTTGATCATCTACAAGATGTTCCTAGTCCTTACATACAGATTAAAGGGATCAATAAAGAGGTTGTGGCAGCCGCTGGCTCAACACTCAAACTAGATGGTTCATATACCACAAAG AGTTATCTTCAACTAGTTCTAGAAAGGTTGCCTGCACTAAGGGGAAGTTCAAGTGGTATCCATTCTCAGCAGGCAGCAAGGCTGCAAGAACTTGTGGAATATATACAATCTCAG GGAAGCAGTTCATCTTCAGAGTCCTCTCCCAGTCGAGAGATTTCACCATTGGATGGTGTAATAGAAGACATGCAGTCGAGAATTAAAAGGCTTGAACGATGGCAAATGATTAATACG GTTCTATGGACGTTTTTTATGTCTGCATTTGTTGGTTATTCACTCTACCAGAGGAAGAGGCAATAG
- the LOC101250501 gene encoding uncharacterized protein isoform X2: protein MENYRTGVDDGNDMDLIDFDLLVNNLEDLISGHDTFIPVFDFQGRRRIGTKAIKSSSSGVVVVDGAYALHAKLRSLLDIRVAVVGGVHFSLLSKVQYDIGESCPLDSLIDSIFPLFRKHIEPDLHHAQIRINNSFVSSFREPIYKLKCKSEQIEGEHASHVFHGKEAQVDNFIEMYLRPPSASEEARINDWIKVRQSGIRYYLSLGDQRIVDKSFIIRPKAEFEVGRMTLGGLLTLGYNVVVSYKRASTSVVEGNFSLSLETIDTLGETYLVLRGINRKIVGAEASRMGVNGPWITKSYLEMVLERKGVPRLNTPPLSNAPNAVLASNQERLFTAPKPLRVNSNSVNRLEDLSQPWTRSPTKSKMEPVLATWQFVSPDPTLAHGFVIDPTSSRDAMQLAPMPDSYDLDRGLLLSVQAIQALLENKGLPVIVGIGGPSGSGKTSLARKMANIVGCEVVSLESYYKSEHVKDLKYDDFSSLDLGLLSKNISDIRNCRRTKVPVFDLETGARSGFKELEVSEECGVVIFEGVYALHPDIRKSLDLWIAVVGGVHSHLLSRVQRDKSRVGCFMSQNEIMTTVFPMFQQYIEPHLVHAHLKIRNDFDPVLSPESSLFVLKSNKQVAYQDILRILDPTKICSSVQNFIDIYLRLPGIPANGQLTESDSIRVRICEGRFALLIREPIREGNYIIQPKVDFDISISTVAGLLNLGYQAVAYIEASAYIYQDGKILIEVDHLQDVPSPYIQIKGINKEVVAAAGSTLKLDGSYTTKSYLQLVLERLPALRGSSSGIHSQQAARLQELVEYIQSQGSSSSSESSPSREISPLDGVIEDMQSRIKRLERWQMINTVLWTFFMSAFVGYSLYQRKRQ, encoded by the exons ATGGAGAATTATCGTACTGGAGTGGATGATGGGAATGATATGGATTTAATTGACTTTGATCTTCTTGTCAACAATCTTGAG GACTTGATAAGTGGCCATGATACATTTATCCCAGTGTTTGATTTCCAAGGGAGAAGACGCATTGGTACAAAAGCAATAAAAAGCAGCTCATCAGGAGTG GTAGTAGTTGATGGTGCTTATGCTTTGCACGCTAAACTACGGTCTTTGCTAGATATACGAGTTGCCGTG GTTGGCGGTGTTCACTTCAGTCTTCTTTCTAAAGTTCAGTACGATATAGGAGAATCTTGCCCGCTGGATTCCCTAATCGACAGTATTTTCCCTCTGTTCAGGAAGCATATTGAACCAGACCTTCATCATGCTCAG ATTAGAATTAACAACAGTTTTGTGTCATCATTTAGAGAGCCAATCTACAAGCTCAAATGCAAAAGTGAG CAAATCGAAGGTGAACATGCATCTCATGTATTTCATGGAAAGGAAGCACAAGTCGATAA TTTTATTGAGATGTACCTAAGACCTCCATCTGCCAGTGAAGAAGCACGCATTAATGATTGGATTAAGGTACGACAGTCAGGTATCAGATACTATCTATCTCTGGGCGATCAACGGATAGTTGACAAAAGTTTTATCATTCGTCCCAAAGCCGAATTTGAG gttGGACGGATGACTCTGGGTGGATTACTGACTTTGGGATACAATGTAGTAGTAAGTTACAAAAGGGCATCAACATCAGTTGTTGAGGGCAACTTCTCACTTTCACTGGAAACCATCGATACTCTTGGCGAGACATATCTAGTTTTGAGGGGAATAAATAGAAAA ATAGTTGGAGCTGAAGCATCAAGGATGGGTGTTAATGGACCTTGGATTACTAAATCATATCTAGAGATGGTTCTGGAGAGGAAAG GGGTACCACGTCTGAATACACCACCATTGTCTAATGCACCTAATGCTGTTTTAGCCAGCAACCAAGAGAGGCTGTTCACAGCTCCAAAGCCACTTCGTGTTAATTCAAACTCAGTTAACCGGCTAGAAGATTTATCCCAGCCTTGGACGCGTTCTCCCACGAAGTCCAAAATGGAACCTGTGTTAGCAACATGGCAATTTGTCTCGCCGGATCCAACACTTGCTCATGGCTTTGTTATTG ATCCTACTTCTTCCAGGGATGCCATGCAGCTTGCTCCCATGCCTGATTCATATGATTTAGACAGAGGATTACTTCTTTCTGTCCAAGCAATCCAG GCTTTGCTGGAAAACAAGGGTCTTCCAGTTATAGTAGGAATTG GAGGTCCGAGTGGATCTGGGAAAACAAGTTTGGCTCGTAAGATGGCAAATATTGTTGGTTGTGAAGTTGTTTCCCTTGAAAGCTATTACAAGTCTGAACATGTAAAGGACTTGAAGTATGATGATTTTAGCTCGCTTGATCTCGGTTTGCTTTCAAAG AATATCAGTGACATCAGAAATTGCCGAAGAACGAAAGTACCTGTCTTTGACCTTGAAACAGGCGCTCGTAGTGGCTTCAAGGAGCTTGAAGTTTCTGAAGAATGTGGAGTG GTCATCTTTGAAGGTGTTTATGCTTTGCACCCCGACATCAGAAAATCACTGGATTTGTGGATTGCTGTT GTTGGAGGTGTGCATTCGCATCTTCTTTCTCGAGTTCAAAGAGACAAGAGTAGAGTTGGCTGCTTTATGTCCCAAAATGAAATTATGACAACAGTGTTTCCAATGTTCCAGCAGTACATTGAGCCACATCTTGTTCATGCACAT CTAAAAATCAGGAATGATTTTGATCCTGTGCTCTCCCCTGAGAGTTCATTGTTTGTGCTGAAAAGCAATAAACAG GTGGCATATCAAGacattttgagaattcttgatCCTACCAAGATATGTAGTTCCGTCCagaattttattgatatatacttGAGGCTTCCTGGAATACCTGCCAATGGCCAGTTAACAGAGAGTGATTCCATTAGAGTCAGAATATGTGAAGGAAGGTTCGCATTGCTAATACGTGAG CCTATAAGagaaggaaattatattattcagCCGAAAGTGGACTTCGATATCAGCATTAGTACTGTTGCAGGACTCCTTAATCTTGG GTATCAAGCAGTCGCGTATATTGAAGCTTCAGCTTATATCTACCAAGATGGAAAG ATTCTTATAGAGGTTGATCATCTACAAGATGTTCCTAGTCCTTACATACAGATTAAAGGGATCAATAAAGAGGTTGTGGCAGCCGCTGGCTCAACACTCAAACTAGATGGTTCATATACCACAAAG AGTTATCTTCAACTAGTTCTAGAAAGGTTGCCTGCACTAAGGGGAAGTTCAAGTGGTATCCATTCTCAGCAGGCAGCAAGGCTGCAAGAACTTGTGGAATATATACAATCTCAG GGAAGCAGTTCATCTTCAGAGTCCTCTCCCAGTCGAGAGATTTCACCATTGGATGGTGTAATAGAAGACATGCAGTCGAGAATTAAAAGGCTTGAACGATGGCAAATGATTAATACG GTTCTATGGACGTTTTTTATGTCTGCATTTGTTGGTTATTCACTCTACCAGAGGAAGAGGCAATAG